A window from Gossypium raimondii isolate GPD5lz chromosome 7, ASM2569854v1, whole genome shotgun sequence encodes these proteins:
- the LOC105795854 gene encoding uncharacterized protein At4g00950 isoform X1, giving the protein MGTEAENESSYTPKLPLFSAPQAHMQSPERSGTSTPPLHVSASVPFRWEDEPGKPKPCTTLTLFSNPNHLAQKCLELPPRLLQDAKSTTVLEPARLQSSSSFRMGSECYGSFRVGSVSPERVQLGTMVLSKRGTYKDKGFLGSWKRKTFKAKREVGGAGKSYVFPSSGDKDSECSREEEEEEEEESNSSSVKTTRIKRVGSFHNLFNSKSHFWATIYQGLKLAVPWNKKKKDGFMG; this is encoded by the exons ATGGGAACTGAGGCAGAGAATGAGTCAAGCTACACACCAAAGCTACCGCTGTTTTCAGCTCCACAGGCGCACATGCAGTCACCAGAAAGATCAGGGACGTCAACCCCTCCATTACACGTCTCAGCCTCGGTTCCGTTTCGCTGGGAAGACGAACCTGGAAAGCCTAAACCATGTACCACACTCACCCTTTTCTCTAATCCCAATCACTTGGCTCAAAAGTGCCTGGAACTGCCTCCCAGGTTACTTCAGGATGCCAAGAGCACCACTGTCTTGGAACCTGCTAGACTTCAGTCTTCTTCTTCATTCAGAATGGGAAGTGAGTGCTACGGCTCTTTTCGTGTCGGCAGTGTTAGTCCTGAGAGGGTGCAGCTCGGTACCATGGTTCTTAGTAAGAGAGGGACCTACAAAGACAAAGGGTTTCTTGGTTCTTGGAAGAGAAAGACCTTCAAGGCTAAAAGAGAAGTCGGTGGGGCTGGGAAAAGTTACGTCTTCCCATCTTCTGGTGATAAAGACAGTGAATGcagcagagaagaagaagaagaagaagaagaagaaagcaaTAGTAGCAGTGTTAAGACCACCAGAATTAAAAGGGTTGGTAGCTTTCATAACCTCTTTAATTCCAAGTCACACTTCTGG GCAACCATCTATCAAGGTTTAAAGCTAGCGGTTCCAtggaataaaaagaagaaggatggattTATGGGCTGA
- the LOC105795842 gene encoding uncharacterized protein LOC105795842 gives MAAAEARAVWQRTANRCFVQEDAKRAPKLACCQSSSHCKQADSSPTGVADARDHPAVDLNALNRNPSYSNLPPDMRWWLQLQPSYGPQKGLKNEQLYALEDEVESLKGEIKSPSNVSRVQPHDAQDASGVDRKRNNGGSLDSTETVRNYELLEMESVECHVSKKINDCCYDPESPWAGDGKAEPWWRTTDKDELASLVAQKSLDFIENCDLPPPQKMHVRRYLCASSGSYGGNRKSEAGPMLGPILNAQGSPDSVRTLGRKMQCASSTPFRTIQKDIIEEVTETDPTTAQLLDALRRSQTRAREAEKAAKQAYKEKEHVIKLFFKQASQLFAYKQWFQILQLEALFVHTKDNGQPVSPQFPVVLPPTSYNSRKLRKRQKTGKGNRGKRGLPRPDLTKYVVAFALGLSLVGAGLLLGWTVGWMFPF, from the exons ATGGCAGCAGCTGAAGCAAGGGCTGTCTGGCAAAGAACAGCGAATCGTTGCTTTGTCCAAGAAGATGCCAAAAGAGCTCCCAAGTTAGCTTGCTGCCAATCATCATCTCATTGTAAACAGGCTGATTCTAGCCCCACTGGTGTAGCAGATGCTCGTGATCACCCTGCGGTTGATCTCAATGCTCTCAACAGGAACCCTTCCTATTCCAATCTACCGCCTGATATGAGGTGGTGGCTTCAGTTGCAGCCTAGCTATGGACCCCAAAAGGGTTTAAAAAATGAGCAGTTATATGCCTTGGAGGATGAAGTGGAAAGTTTGAAAGGTGAAATAAAGTCTCCCTCCAATGTAAGTAGAGTTCAGCCGCATGATGCACAAGATGCTTCTGGTGTTGACAGAAAAAGGAACAATGGAGGTTCTCTTGATTCAACTGAGACTGTGCGAAACTATGAACTTTTGGAGATGGAATCTGTTGAATGCCATGTTTCCAAAAAAATCAATGACTGCTGTTACGATCCAGAGTCTCCTTGGGCTGGGGATGGGAAGGCTGAGCCATGGTGGCGCACAACAGATAAAGATGAGCTTGCCTCTTTGGTTGCACAGAAGTCGTTGGATTTCATTGAGAATTGTGATCTTCCCCCACCTCAGAAGATGCATGTAAGAAGGTACTTGTGTGCATCTTCCGGTTCTTATGGCGGTAATCGGAAGTCTGAAGCAGGCCCTATGCTTGGTCCAATCCTCAATGCGCAGGGCTCTCCTGATTCTGTAAGAACTCTTGGAAGAAAGATGCAGTGTGCTTCCAGCACACCATTcag AACAATCCAAAAGGACATTATAGAGGAAGTTACGGAGACTGATCCTACCACAGCTCAGCTGTTAGATGCACTTCGTCGCTCACAAACCCGTGCTAGGGAAGCTGAGAAAGCAGCAAAACAAGCCTATAAAGAGAAGGAGCATGTCATCAAGCTTTTCTTCAAACAAGCCTCACAACTCTTTGCCTATAAACAGTGGTTCCAAATATTGCAGCTAGAAGCCCTTTTTGTCCATACCAAGGATAATGGGCAGCCAGTCTCCCCTCAATTTCCTGTAGTTCTTCCACCTACATCCTACAACAGTAGGAAACTGCGAAAGAGGCAAAAGACTGGAAAAGGTAATCGAGGGAAGCGTGGCTTGCCTAGACCAGACTTGACCAAGTATGTCGTTGCTTTTGCATTGGGGCTGAGTCTTGTTGGTGCTGGTTTGCTATTGGGATGGACTGTGGGGTGGATGTTTCCTTTCTAG
- the LOC105795807 gene encoding protein KINESIN LIGHT CHAIN-RELATED 1, with the protein MPGLFSVKTPSNATPLRVLIAATENGAGGTRRPPSPSPSVSRTKPTKKTPDKSGIDESSLENPDLGPFLLKLARDTIAFGDNPNKALDYAIRASKSFERCSGPGLELAMSFHVLAAIYSSLGRFEEAVPVLERSIDVTDDALAKFSGCMQLGDTYSMMGRLDRSIRCYESGLRIQIEALGDSDPRVAETCRYLAEAHVQAMQLDEAENLCKRTLEIHKEHSAPASPEEAADRRLMALVCEAKGDYESALEHLVLSSMSMIANGQENEVAAIDVSIGNIYLSLGRFDEAIFAYQKALTVFKSTKGESHPSVALVFIRLADLYHKTGKLRESKSYCENALRIYAKPVPGTTSEEIASGLTEVSAIYESLDEIEEALRLLEKAVKLLEDTPGNRSTIAGIEAQMGVMFYMVGRYGDARISFENAVAKLRASGESKSAFFGIVLNQMGLASVQLYRIDEAIELFEEARKILEQECGPCHLETLGVYSNLAATYDAIGRVEDAIEILEYILKMREEKLGTANPDVDDEKKRLAELLKEAGRTRNRKGKSLEKLLDARSAKKESAKRWSTFGFRT; encoded by the exons ATGCCGGGTCTGTTTTCCGTTAAAACTCCATCCAATGCGACGCCATTGCGGGTTCTCATAGCCGCAACTGAAAATGGCGCCGGCGGAACCAGGCGACCCCCATCTCCGTCCCCTTCGGTTTCACGTACCAAGCCAACGAAAAAGACCCCAGATAAATCGGGCATCGATGAATCCTCTCTCGAAAATCCGGATCTGGGTCCTTTCCTCCTCAAGCTCGCCCGAGACACTATCGCTTTCGGTGATAACCCGAATAAGGCATTGGATTACGCCATCCGAGCCTCGAAATCCTTCGAGAGGTGTTCGGGTCCAGGTCTGGAGCTGGCTATGAGCTTTCACGTCCTGGCGGCCATATATAGTAGCTTGGGGAGGTTTGAGGAAGCGGTTCCGGTTTTGGAGCGGTCCATTGATGTGACGGATGATGCACTGGCCAAATTTTCTGGGTGTATGCAGTTAGGGGACACGTATTCAATGATGGGTCGACTGGACCGGTCCATTAGGTGCTACGAGTCCGGATTGAGGATCCAGATTGAAGCTCTTGGGGATTCGGATCCTAGAGTTGCTGAGACTTGCAG GTATTTAGCTGAGGCCCATGTTCAAGCTATGCAACTTGACGAGGCCGAAAATCTCTGCAAGAGGACCCTTGAAATCCACAAGGAGCACAGTGCACCAGCATCCCCTGAAGAAGCAGCTGACCGCAGGCTTATGGCTCTTGTTTGTGAAGCCAAGGGAGACTATGAATCTGCCCTCGAACACCTCGTCCTCTCCAGCATGTCAATGATTGCTAATGGTCAAGAAAATGAAGTGGCTGCCATTGATGTTAGTATTGGCAACATCTATTTGTCCCTTGGCAGATTCGACGAGGCAATCTTCGCCTACCAGAAGGCACTTACGGTATTTAAATCCACGAAAGGGGAAAGCCACCCTTCTGTGGCATTGGTCTTTATTCGGCTTGCTGATCTTTACCACAAGACAGGCAAGCTAAGGGAATCCAAATCCTACTGTGAGAATGCCTTGAGGATATATGCAAAGCCTGTCCCTGGAACTACATCGGAGGAGATTGCTAGTGGATTGACTGAAGTGTCAGCCATCTATGAATCTTTGGATGAGATTGAAGAGGCTTTGAGGCTCCTTGAGAAAGCAGTGAAGTTACTGGAGGACACTCCTGGCAACCGAAGCACGATTGCAGGAATTGAAGCACAGATGGGCGTGATGTTCTACATGGTTGGGAGGTATGGGGATGCTCGAATCTCTTTCGAAAATGCCGTGGCAAAGCTCCGTGCTAGTGGGGAGAGTAAATCAGCCTTCTTTGGAATCGTATTGAACCAGATGGGACTGGCAAGTGTGCAACTTTACAGAATAGACGAGGCCATCGAGTTATTTGAAGAGGCAAGAAAGATATTGGAACAGGAATGCGGCCCATGTCACTTAGAGACTCTTGGAGTTTATAGCAACCTTGCTGCCACCTATGATGCCATTGGAAG GGTGGAAGATGCAATTGAGATATTGGAATACATCCTTAAAATGAGAGAAGAAAAGCTGGGAACAGCAAATCCGGATGTAGATGACGAAAAGAAAAGGCTAGCAGAGCTGCTGAAAGAAGCAGGAAGGACGCGGAACAGAAAAGGAAAATCACTTGAAAAACTACTTGATGCCAGAAGTGCCAAGAAGGAGAGTGCAAAGAGGTGGTCAACTTTTGGTTTTAGAACTTGA
- the LOC105795828 gene encoding auxin response factor 18 isoform X1, with the protein MANVQVNPRGSSIAHSESGSSDDDLYAELWKLCAGPLVEIPRNHERVFYFPQGHMEQLEASTNQELNNQAPLFNLPSKILCRVIHVQLLAELETDDVYAQITLQPEADQSEPTSPDPCPAEAPKRTVNSFCKILTASDTSTHGGFSVLRKHATECLPPLDMNQATPTQELAAKDLHGYEWRFKHIFRGQPRRHLLTTGWSTFVTSKRLVAGDAFVFLRGDNGELRVGARRLARQQTTMPSSVISSQSMHLGVLATAAHAVTTQTLFVVYYKPRTSQFIIGVNKYLEAIKNGFSVGMRFKMRFEGEDTPDRRFTGTIVGVGDFSPHWSESKWRTLKIQWDEPATIQRPERVSPWEIEPFAPSASINLVQPAVKNKRPRPVDIPVSEITTNSAGSTFWGRGSTQSHELTQVGSTPEIQSSESQVMWGMRQKEADYSRGYNSNAWPHSPLVNVSLNLFPNSVSDKNRTEKPQTTLTGYALPSLSRPSKGLMHDQVEKGKKSETSTGCRLFGFNLTDTISAVIPTDKEQTNTTVDHNGVWGSLAAASHIDQNPETAKQKHVAAEASSKEMQAKQGASTTSTRSRTKVQMQGIAVGRAVDLTVLKGYDDLINEVEKMFDIKGELRPSGKWSVVFTDDEGDMMLVGDDPWMDFCKMVRKIFIYSSEEVKKISPRCKFAVSSLEGEGTAVTIDSEHKSET; encoded by the exons ATGGCTAATGTACAAGTTAATCCAAGGGGTTCTTCTATTGCTCACTCGGAGTCAG GTTCGAGTGATGATGATCTATACGCAGAGCTATGGAAGTTATGCGCAGGCCCGTTGGTGGAGATTCCTCGGAATCACGAGAGAGTGTTTTACTTCCCTCAGGGTCACATGGAACAA TTAGAAGCATCCACTAATCAGGAACTTAATAATCAAGCCCCACTGTTCAATCTTCCTTCTAAGATCCTATGTCGTGTTATTCATGTCCAGTTACTG GCAGAACTAGAGACTGATGACGTTTATGCTCAGATCACTTTGCAGCCTGAAGCAGAT CAAAGTGAACCTACAAGTCCTGATCCTTGCCCAGCTGAGGCTCCAAAGAGGACAGTTAATTCGTTTTGTAAGATTTTAACAGCATCAGATACGAGCACTCATGGAGGGTTCTCCGTTCTTCGAAAGCATGCTACTGAGTGCCTGCCTCCTTTG GATATGAATCAGGCAACCCCTACACAGGAGTTGGCTGCTAAAGATCTTCATGGATATGAATGGCGGTTCAAGCATATATTTAGAG GACAACCACGGAGACATTTGCTTACAACAGGGTGGAGCACCTTTGTCACTTCCAAGAGATTGGTTGCGGGAGATGCATTTGTGTTTCTCAG AGGTGATAATGGAGAACTTAGAGTTGGGGCTCGACGGCTTGCTCGCCAACAGACCACCATGCCTTCATCTGTGATTTCCAGCCAGAGCATGCATTTAGGAGTGCTTGCTACTGCTGCTCATGCTGTTACAACGCAGACCCTCTTTGTTGTGTACTACAAGCCAAG GACGAGCCAATTCATAATAGGTGTTAATAAGTATTTGGAGGCCATTAAAAATGGATTCTCAGTTGGTATGCGTTTTAAGATGAGATTTGAGGGAGAAGACACTCCTGATAGAAG GTTCACGGGTACCATAGTTGGGGTAGGAGATTTTTCCCCACATTGGTCGGAATCTAAATGGCGAACCTTGAAG ATTCAATGGGATGAACCTGCAACAATACAAAGGCCAGAGAGAGTTTCACCATGGGAAATAGAGCCATTTGCGCCTTCTGCTTCCATAAATCTTGTTCAACCAGCTGTAAAGAACAAAAGGCCACGGCCTGTTGATATTCCAGTTTCTG AAATTACTACAAATTCAGCTGGTTCAACCTTCTGGGGTCGTGGTTCAACCCAATCTCATGAACTAACTCAAGTAGGAAGCACACCTGAAATCCAAAGCAGTGAAAGCCAAGTTATGTGGGGTATGAGGCAGAAAGAAGCTGATTACAGTCGAGGTTATAATTCGAACGCCTGGCCACATTCTCCTCTTGTGAATGTCTCTTTAAACCTTTTTCCTAATTCAGTGAGTGACAAAAACAGAACTGAAAAACCACAAACCACTCTCACTGGTTATGCCTTGCCTTCTCTATCGAGGCCAAGTAAGGGCCTGATGCATGACCAAGTTGAGAAAGGGAAAAAATCTGAGACTTCCACAGGTTGCCGGTTGTTTGGGTTTAATTTGACAGACACCATTAGTGCAGTTATCCCCACTGACAAGGAACAAACGAACACAACGGTTGATCACAATGGTGTTTGGGGGTCTCTTGCAGCTGCGTCTCATATTGATCAGAATCCAGAAACAGCTAAACAGAAGCATGTTGCAGCAGAGGCCTCGTCCAAGGAGATGCAGGCTAAGCAGGGTGCATCCACCACTTCAACCAGAAGTCGTACTAAG GTACAAATGCAAGGGATTGCGGTTGGTCGTGCTGTGGACTTAACTGTGTTGAAAGGATATGATGATCTCATTAATGAAGTGGAGAAAATGTTTGATATCAAGGGAGAGCTTCGCCCCAGTGGTAAATGGTCCGTTGTTTTCACTGATGATGAGGGTGATATGATGCTTGTTGGCGATGATCCATGGAT GGATTTTTGCAAGATGGTGAGAAAGATCTTCATATATTCAAGCGAAGAGGTGAAGAAGATTAGTCCAAGATGCAAATTTGCAGTGTCGTCTTTGGAGGGTGAAGGGACTGCTGTAACCATTGATTCAGAGCATAAATCTGAAACATGA
- the LOC105795828 gene encoding auxin response factor 18 isoform X2 gives MEQLEASTNQELNNQAPLFNLPSKILCRVIHVQLLAELETDDVYAQITLQPEADQSEPTSPDPCPAEAPKRTVNSFCKILTASDTSTHGGFSVLRKHATECLPPLDMNQATPTQELAAKDLHGYEWRFKHIFRGQPRRHLLTTGWSTFVTSKRLVAGDAFVFLRGDNGELRVGARRLARQQTTMPSSVISSQSMHLGVLATAAHAVTTQTLFVVYYKPRTSQFIIGVNKYLEAIKNGFSVGMRFKMRFEGEDTPDRRFTGTIVGVGDFSPHWSESKWRTLKIQWDEPATIQRPERVSPWEIEPFAPSASINLVQPAVKNKRPRPVDIPVSEITTNSAGSTFWGRGSTQSHELTQVGSTPEIQSSESQVMWGMRQKEADYSRGYNSNAWPHSPLVNVSLNLFPNSVSDKNRTEKPQTTLTGYALPSLSRPSKGLMHDQVEKGKKSETSTGCRLFGFNLTDTISAVIPTDKEQTNTTVDHNGVWGSLAAASHIDQNPETAKQKHVAAEASSKEMQAKQGASTTSTRSRTKVQMQGIAVGRAVDLTVLKGYDDLINEVEKMFDIKGELRPSGKWSVVFTDDEGDMMLVGDDPWMDFCKMVRKIFIYSSEEVKKISPRCKFAVSSLEGEGTAVTIDSEHKSET, from the exons ATGGAACAA TTAGAAGCATCCACTAATCAGGAACTTAATAATCAAGCCCCACTGTTCAATCTTCCTTCTAAGATCCTATGTCGTGTTATTCATGTCCAGTTACTG GCAGAACTAGAGACTGATGACGTTTATGCTCAGATCACTTTGCAGCCTGAAGCAGAT CAAAGTGAACCTACAAGTCCTGATCCTTGCCCAGCTGAGGCTCCAAAGAGGACAGTTAATTCGTTTTGTAAGATTTTAACAGCATCAGATACGAGCACTCATGGAGGGTTCTCCGTTCTTCGAAAGCATGCTACTGAGTGCCTGCCTCCTTTG GATATGAATCAGGCAACCCCTACACAGGAGTTGGCTGCTAAAGATCTTCATGGATATGAATGGCGGTTCAAGCATATATTTAGAG GACAACCACGGAGACATTTGCTTACAACAGGGTGGAGCACCTTTGTCACTTCCAAGAGATTGGTTGCGGGAGATGCATTTGTGTTTCTCAG AGGTGATAATGGAGAACTTAGAGTTGGGGCTCGACGGCTTGCTCGCCAACAGACCACCATGCCTTCATCTGTGATTTCCAGCCAGAGCATGCATTTAGGAGTGCTTGCTACTGCTGCTCATGCTGTTACAACGCAGACCCTCTTTGTTGTGTACTACAAGCCAAG GACGAGCCAATTCATAATAGGTGTTAATAAGTATTTGGAGGCCATTAAAAATGGATTCTCAGTTGGTATGCGTTTTAAGATGAGATTTGAGGGAGAAGACACTCCTGATAGAAG GTTCACGGGTACCATAGTTGGGGTAGGAGATTTTTCCCCACATTGGTCGGAATCTAAATGGCGAACCTTGAAG ATTCAATGGGATGAACCTGCAACAATACAAAGGCCAGAGAGAGTTTCACCATGGGAAATAGAGCCATTTGCGCCTTCTGCTTCCATAAATCTTGTTCAACCAGCTGTAAAGAACAAAAGGCCACGGCCTGTTGATATTCCAGTTTCTG AAATTACTACAAATTCAGCTGGTTCAACCTTCTGGGGTCGTGGTTCAACCCAATCTCATGAACTAACTCAAGTAGGAAGCACACCTGAAATCCAAAGCAGTGAAAGCCAAGTTATGTGGGGTATGAGGCAGAAAGAAGCTGATTACAGTCGAGGTTATAATTCGAACGCCTGGCCACATTCTCCTCTTGTGAATGTCTCTTTAAACCTTTTTCCTAATTCAGTGAGTGACAAAAACAGAACTGAAAAACCACAAACCACTCTCACTGGTTATGCCTTGCCTTCTCTATCGAGGCCAAGTAAGGGCCTGATGCATGACCAAGTTGAGAAAGGGAAAAAATCTGAGACTTCCACAGGTTGCCGGTTGTTTGGGTTTAATTTGACAGACACCATTAGTGCAGTTATCCCCACTGACAAGGAACAAACGAACACAACGGTTGATCACAATGGTGTTTGGGGGTCTCTTGCAGCTGCGTCTCATATTGATCAGAATCCAGAAACAGCTAAACAGAAGCATGTTGCAGCAGAGGCCTCGTCCAAGGAGATGCAGGCTAAGCAGGGTGCATCCACCACTTCAACCAGAAGTCGTACTAAG GTACAAATGCAAGGGATTGCGGTTGGTCGTGCTGTGGACTTAACTGTGTTGAAAGGATATGATGATCTCATTAATGAAGTGGAGAAAATGTTTGATATCAAGGGAGAGCTTCGCCCCAGTGGTAAATGGTCCGTTGTTTTCACTGATGATGAGGGTGATATGATGCTTGTTGGCGATGATCCATGGAT GGATTTTTGCAAGATGGTGAGAAAGATCTTCATATATTCAAGCGAAGAGGTGAAGAAGATTAGTCCAAGATGCAAATTTGCAGTGTCGTCTTTGGAGGGTGAAGGGACTGCTGTAACCATTGATTCAGAGCATAAATCTGAAACATGA
- the LOC105795854 gene encoding uncharacterized protein At4g00950 isoform X2: MGTEAENESSYTPKLPLFSAPQAHMQSPERSGTSTPPLHVSASVPFRWEDEPGKPKPCTTLTLFSNPNHLAQKCLELPPRLLQDAKSTTVLEPARLQSSSSFRMGSECYGSFRVGSVSPERVQLGTMVLSKRGTYKDKGFLGSWKRKTFKAKREVGGAGKSYVFPSSGDKDSECSREEEEEEEEESNSSSVKTTRIKRVGSFHNLFNSKSHFWGKKNAPW, encoded by the exons ATGGGAACTGAGGCAGAGAATGAGTCAAGCTACACACCAAAGCTACCGCTGTTTTCAGCTCCACAGGCGCACATGCAGTCACCAGAAAGATCAGGGACGTCAACCCCTCCATTACACGTCTCAGCCTCGGTTCCGTTTCGCTGGGAAGACGAACCTGGAAAGCCTAAACCATGTACCACACTCACCCTTTTCTCTAATCCCAATCACTTGGCTCAAAAGTGCCTGGAACTGCCTCCCAGGTTACTTCAGGATGCCAAGAGCACCACTGTCTTGGAACCTGCTAGACTTCAGTCTTCTTCTTCATTCAGAATGGGAAGTGAGTGCTACGGCTCTTTTCGTGTCGGCAGTGTTAGTCCTGAGAGGGTGCAGCTCGGTACCATGGTTCTTAGTAAGAGAGGGACCTACAAAGACAAAGGGTTTCTTGGTTCTTGGAAGAGAAAGACCTTCAAGGCTAAAAGAGAAGTCGGTGGGGCTGGGAAAAGTTACGTCTTCCCATCTTCTGGTGATAAAGACAGTGAATGcagcagagaagaagaagaagaagaagaagaagaaagcaaTAGTAGCAGTGTTAAGACCACCAGAATTAAAAGGGTTGGTAGCTTTCATAACCTCTTTAATTCCAAGTCACACTTCTGG GGAAAGAAAAATGCTCCATGGTGA